The following is a genomic window from Syntrophorhabdaceae bacterium.
TCCCGTGCCGCTATGGTACGTTCAATCATCCCTTTGAGACGGATGGGATCAAAGTCCACATTGGTCAATGTGTGAAAGAGTGCCTCAGTGACCAGCACGTTGGTTGCTTTGTCGACAACCCCCAACCGTCTGCCTTCGGCGGCATAGTACGAGAGTTCTTCCAGGGCATAGACGAGAAGGTCTTGAAGCGATGCTATCTCCGGCTGCTTTCCGCATACGCCTATTTTGGTACAGGCCTGTGTTTGTGCCGTTTGCTCACACTGATAACAGAACATATAATCCTCCTTAATCTGTTTATTTTGATTTCTTTCATAGTATGAATATAAGTCGCCTTATATAGACGTGCCTTGACTTAAGTCAAAAATAAAAAGGATTTGTAGCCGCGTGTTAAAAAAAGCAGGCAAAGAATGTTAAAAGTGCCTTCTAAAAACTGCTTGATACAATCAAATTACATTTGATTTCGACCGGGCGGACCGTTCATCTTCGAACGACTCACAACACTGTCCTTGCTCGACCACCTCATCAAATACAAGTAAATTGCACGAAAAATGATAGAGAAATTGCAAAAAAGCATATTAGAGAATTGCACTTTGATGTTAGAAATTTTGAGATGCTTTTTGACATAAAAGTCCGATTTTTTAGTAAATTGCATGAAGAGTGATAGAGTAATTGTACACTCCCGAGGTCGGGCAAGAATGCACGCATATGTGATAATTATCTTGGTTGTGGTGGCCGTTTTAGTCGAATGGATTCGGGTTATACAATTAATGACAATTGTCACAGTTTTTTGTTGACAAGGGTCACATTCGCTAATAAACTTACCTTGATCCTATCAAAGCATACACATAGCTCAGTTATAGACTCCCCACGCAGGAGCGGCGCAGTGACATCATCCGAGAGAAACCGACAATATAGCGCCCGACCGCATCATACCAATTGGCCGAACACGTATCAAAGATGTCCGGCCATTTCTTTCAAGACGTTGCGGCTTCAAGACAAATCGGCATTCAATAAGATGTTGTGCATTAGCTAATAACTTACGCGATAAGGAGGTGTGAACGTAAAGATTGTTCGCAGGTGAGCAAAGGCTTCATTTGGAAGTGAAATTTGAAGGAGGCGTATCTATGAAAGCAACGAAATTGGCAATAGGTTTTTTTGCGGTCCTGGGGCTATTACTAACGGTAAGCGCGCTCAAGGCGGCGCCAGTGCCGGTCATCAACTGTGCGGATATCACGGGCAAGGCTTTCACGGACCTCGAGGGCAATGGCGTCACCATCACATCAGCCGCTGTCATCACGGCGTCAGGTGTACAAGTCTGCGAGGTCAAGGGCACTATACTTCCGGCGATCAATTTTGATTTGAGGATTCCGACCACTACCTGGAACGAGCGATTCATGATGACGGGATCGGGAGGCACTGCAGGTTCCATTGGCGTAAGCGCGATGGGCACTTATCTTCAGAAGGGTTTTGCAGGTGTGGCCACGGATACCGGCCACGTCACCACGCCACCCGGGGAATCCTGGGCCATGCCGGAAAACGCGCTCACCAATCAGAAGATTATGGATTATGGCTATCGGGCCAATCATGAGGTGGCGAACATCTCCAAGAAGATCATGGCCTCCTATTACGGATACGGGCCAAAATACTCGTATTTCTCAGGCTGCTCTAACGGTGGCCGTGAAGGTCTCGTAGAGGCTCAGCGATACCCCGAAGACTTTGACGGGATCCTTGCCGGAGACGGCCCCAGCATGTTCCCCGGAAGGATGATGGGGTTCATCTGGAACTATAATGTGTGGGGTTCGAAGGTGCCGACGAGCAAGCTCTGCCTTCAGTCCAGTTATGTCTATGCGAAATGCGATGCGCTGGACGGGCTTAAGGACGGCATTATCGAGAACCCCCTTGCCTGTCAGTTCGACCCCATGACCGAGCTTCCCGCCTGCCCGAACGACGTGGATGCTCCCAATTGTTGGACCACGGATCAGAGGACAGCGATCAAGGCCATCTACGACGGTCCGAGGACATCCGACGGAAAGAAAATAGTCCTGGGCGATTATAACTTCGTGCTCCCCGGCATCCCCCTGGGGTCTGAAGTCTGTACGGACCCGAGCAAATCCTCGACCAGCGGGTGGATGATCTATATCGGGTCGAGCGCCGGTATTTACGGCAATGTGCTTGCCTACATGGTCTTCAGGGACACATCATTCAATGCGGCGAACTTCAATTTTGATACTGATCCGGCAGCCGTCATGGCGAGACCGGAGATCGGATGGATGAACGCTTACAACCCTGATCTCTCGGGCATGAAGGCGCGCGGCCATAAGCTCCTCCAGTACGAGTCATTTGGGGCCTATTCACCGGCCTATTTGTACGAGTACTACAAGACTGTTCTCGGTGTCATGCACGGCCACTACGGGATCGACGATTTCTATAGGGCTTACCTGGTTCCCGGCGCGAGCCACTGCGGCGGAGGGGTCGGCTGCAATCCGACTGACTGGTTTACACCCCTTCAGAACTGGGTGGAGAACGGTGTCGCTCCGGACTCGATACCCGGCTCCCGTAACGCATTAGCTTACGGTCCGGCAATGACACGGCCGGTCTGCCTCTATCCTCAGGTTGCCAGATATACGGGCACGGGGGATACAACGAACGCCGCCAATTTCTATTGTTCAGAGGACTTCAAAGTGCGCGTGGAGCCCGAGGTAATCAATATCCGTAGCAGGGGTGACTTTACGGTTCTCGTCACACTCCCTTATGGCTACAGCACAAGGCACTGGCATCTCAAGGACGTGACCTGCCAGGGCGCAGTGGCAGAAAGAATTATGCCCATCGGACACAGAACGTTTATCGCAAAGTTCGACAAACGTGATATCCAGGGAGCCTCTCCCGGAAAAGCAACTCTCACGGTGAAAGGAACGTTCTACAGCAAAGAGCGTGAAAGCCTGTTCGAGGGAACAGATACGGTTAAGATCGTAAGCGTTAAGTAGACTCTGTGACAAAGGGTCTGTAATCTGATTGTTAAAAGGGGCAGGTCTTGCCGGACCTGCCCCTTTTGATTTTAATAATCTAGCGCTTAAGCGCGTACGTGCATCTTCAACGCGAGGTCTTGTTTCGCTCAGATGAACGTGCAATCCTCTTGGAGATCCCCCAATCCACGGAGAACGGACCAGCTCCGGCGATGAGCAATGCGAAGGCGCCGGCGAGCAGCGAGAAAGAATACTCGATGCCTTTGGGGTAAAAGAAAAACCCCCACTGGACTTTGAGTACGGCAACGATCATGACAATACAGATGGAGAACGCACCGAGCCTCGTTCCCAAACCGATGAGCACGAGCAGACCGCCAAAAAATTCCCCGCATCCCGCTAAAGCTGCCCAGAACGCACTGGGATTGATCCCCATGTTAGCAAAGCCCGCAGCGGTTCCCACGAGACCTTTACCTCCGAATGCACCAAAGAGCTTCTGCGCGCCATGTGCGATGAATGTGGCGCCAACAGAGAGTCTCACAGGCAATAGAAACCATGTTGCGCCAGTGGCATAAATGAATTTCCTGAACATAGAACCCCCTTCTTATAAGGATATTTAAGCTTCTCTCATGAATCGACCGTGCTTTAACTCCCTCTCTCTCTATATATACTCTTAACTGATAATATAATACATTCCTGGACATTACGCTTAAGTCGTCCCCCCTTGCGCCACCCGGAGGCGATGGAGTAGTCCTGCGCGTGAGCATAACGCGCTTCCTGTTTTCTTTCCGCAGGAGAGCGATCCGGTTGTCACGAAGACGGAGTCGCTATGATAAGTGATTGTATAACGCGGACGATCTTTTTAGGTCATACCCGGACGAGGGGGTCTTTCGAGCCGGCTAGGGTGTGAATGTGGAGAGTTGATACGGCAGCTCTTTGTCTTCGAGCACCTCTTTCTTTTCAAAATAGACGAGTTTATCGGCAATTTCCCTGAGTGCGGTGACGATCTCTCTATTCGATGATTTGACAAGCGGGGTCGACCCTTTGACGAGTTGTTTTGATCTCCGCGCCGCCAAATGGACAAGCTCAAATCGATTTTCTACTAATTCCATGCAATCTTCAACAGTTATTCTTGCCATTGCCTTTACTCCTTATTATGCGGATGGTATCCTTAAACGTGTCATATGCCCTCTTGAGGTCATCATTCATGATAGTATACTCGAACGAGGCCTTTTGTGCAATTTCTTCTTTTACCCGTTTCATCCGGAGCTCAATATCTTTTTCGCCGCGGAAGGTGAGACGCCTCACCAGATCCTCGGCTGACGGTGGTTCTATGAATATGAGGCACGCGTTTGAGCACTGCTTTTTTACGTTCAACGCCCCCTTGACGTCGATATCCAGGATGATATCCTTGCCTCCATGGAGCGTATTGAGAATCTCTTGCTTGGGTGTGCCGTACATGTTCCCGTGAACGCTCTCCCACTCAAGGAATCTATCACCGCCCACCATCTCGTCGAATTTTTGCCGGTCAACGAAATGGTACTCCCTGCCGTTGACCTCCTGCCTTCTTTTCTGCCTCGTCGTATACGAAACGGAGAAACCGCTTTGTCCGTCTTGTTTGAGGAATTCTTCAATAAGGGTCGATTTGCCGACTCCCGATGGACCGGACACCACAATAAGCCTGCCCTTGCGAACTTCGCCATCCATTTCCCGGTGAGCTACCACTAATCTGTCGCTATCCGACGACTTATCACTCAACATTCTGGACCTGTTCCCTCATCTTTTCAATCTCGACTTTTATCTGTATGACCCGTTCGTTGATATACAGATCGTTTGATTTGCTCCCAATGGTATTGGTTTCCCGGACCATCTCCTGGATGATGAAATCGAGCTTTCTGCCGATGGACTCATGAGAATCAATGGTGTCTTGAAAATTGCCTATATGGCCCTTCATGCGTACAATCTCTTCCGATATATCAAGCCGATCCATGTACATGGCAATCTCCTGCAGGATCCTCACTTCATCGATACCGGAGGTCCCACGGGTTGCCTCCATGACCTTTTCCTTGAGTTTGTCTTCGTGGGCTTTTATGGCTAAAGGCCAGCGTTGTTCTATTTCGGAGAGGCCGGACAGGATCGAGGCGATCCTGGCGAGGAGGTCGTCTTTGATGAGCCGTCCTTCTTTTTCTCGCTCGCTTGCGAGTCCCGTCATGAGCCCTTCGATACAATCGATCAGGAGATCTTCGGCAATGCCATTGTTCTCTTCGAAGACAAAGACGTCCTTCAAGGCGAAGACGTTGTCAACGGTGAGACTGCCCTTGAGCCCAAAGGTCTTCTTGAGGGCCTTGGCTGCCGTGGTATATTGCCTCACCATGCCCTCGTTTATCCTGGGCATATTGGTCTGATCGCCCGATTTTTCCCATTTAATCACAATATCGACCTTACCCCGTTTGACACGTTTTTTTACGAATTCCCGGAGTTTCTGTTCGTAGTAGTAATCGATCTTGGGCAGTTTGATGTTCAACTCAAGGTAACGGCTGTTAAGCGACCTCACCTCACCGCTCAGTTTTCCTTCGAGATGCTCTTTTTCGATCCGCGCAAAGCCTGTCATGCTTTTTAGCATCTTAGCCCCTTCCTGTAACGGTCCCTCCACCCGTTGAACATGGTGATCGTCTCTGTCGCTCTGTAATCGGGATAAGTCCATTCGAGGGCCTTGTAGGTGCCTTCGTGATACCTGAGGGTGAGATCGGCATATATACCTCTTCCGAGATATACCCTGTGACTGTATCCCTTCGTCGTGGCCAGTATAACATGTTCCAGGGCAATGTATCCAGGGTCAATGTTGACGGACCGTCTGCCCTCAAGCGCAAAAGACTGCTCCACTTCGTTTGATTTCAATTTAATCTCAGGGAGAAGTTCCCTATCAACGAGGGTTTCGAAGAGAACGAAGGCCCTCATGAGGTTTTCGCCCATCTCCTTATCATAGTACCTCGTGTAGCAAAAAAGAGTCACCGGCGTCTTCTCTTCGATAGATCCAAAGGCATCTTCCAATTTGCTTAAGGCGCTCTCAAGGTCCTCACGGCTCTTAAAGAGTATGCCCGCAAAAAGTTTTACCGGCTCAGGTTTTTTTGCAATTCCCATAAAATGAAATATTCCCGATTCTTCTTTTCCTTTTCTCGCGGTGATTCCACCATGGCCACCGGCATGAGGCCGAGTGTCTTACCAAACGCCTTGATGCGTTCGATGGCCTCCGTGGTCTTTTCCATGTCTCTTACGATGCCTCCCCGGCCCACTTCTGCCCTGCCGACTTCAAACTGGGGTTTCACGAGCGAAATTATCCGTCCGCCATCTTTGAGGAACTGTATTGCCGCCGGCAGTATCTTGGTAAGGGATATGAAGGAAACGTCGATGGTAATAAGGTCAGTTTTTTCTCCTATGTCCTCAAAGGTGAGATGTCGGGCGTTGCAGTTCTCTCTCAACAGAACCCGCGGATCATTGCGTAACTTTTCGTGGAGTTGATGTGTCCCCGCATCAATAGCGTATACAAAGGATGCGCCGGCCATGAGAAGGCAGTCCGTAAAACCCCCGGTGGAGGACCCGATATCAATGGCTTTCTTCGCTCTTACATCAAGCCCGAAGGCTTCTATGGCTTTCTTAAGCTTTATCCCCCCATAGCTTACGTAGGGAAGGGGGTTATGCCCTATGGTGAGGGGCGCACTCTCTTCGACCTTCATGTCCGGCTTAGTCACGCGCTCGCTTCCCAGGTAGACTTCACCGGCCATGACGAGAATACGCGCTTTTTCCCGAGAGGGCGCGAGACCTCTTCGGGCAAGGACGATATCTACTCTTTCTTTAGCCACTCTGTGACAGCCTTTTCGATGCCTGCCCTGTCGAGACCAAGTGTATGTCGCAGCGCGTTCTGGCTGCCGTGCATGACAAAACCGTCGGGTATACCCATGGATCTTACCGGTATGAGTACGCCATTCTCCGAGAGAAGCTCCATGATGCCGCTTCCGAACCCGCCGATCAAGGTATTCTCTTCCACGGTCAGTATGCGCTTTGTCTTTGAAGCGGTCTCGAAAAGCATGGCGTGGTCCATGGGCTTCACGAATCTGCCATTGATCACACCCACGGAGACACCTTGTTTCTCAAGCTCTTCTGCAGCGGCAAGCGCAGGGTAGACCACGTTGCCGCAGGCGATGATTGTCACATCCTGTCCATGTCTCAAGTGTTCCCAGGTGCCGAGAGGGATCTCTTTGAAGAAGGGCGCAACCGGTGTCCCGGGTGCTTCGCCTCTGGGATATCGGATGGCTACAGGCCGGTTGTAAAGGTAGGCGGAATAGAGCATCTGTTTCAATTCCCCCGCGTCCTTGGGCGCCATGAGGACCATGTTGGGGATGTGTCGGAAATAAGAAAGGTCAAAGGCGCCGTGGTGTGTGGGGCCGTCCTGGCCCACGAGGCCGCTTCGGTCCACAGCAAAGACCACGGGGAGCTCCTGAAGACAGACATCAATAATGATCTGATCGTACGCCCTCTGAAGAAAGGTCGAATAAATGGCTACGAAGGGCCTCAGTCCTCCGAGGGCGAGAGCAGCGGCGAATGTGACTCCGTGCTGTTCGGCTATGCCTATATCATAGAACCGTTCGGGAAACAGGGTAGAAAATCTGTCGAGACCCGTGCCGAGGCCCATAGCTGCCGTAATGGCCACGATTTTGTCATCTTTGTTCGCCAGCTCCACCATAGTATCGCCGAACACATCGGTATACGTCTTGTGGCCGTTGTGTATCGAATTGCCCGTTGTCAATTCGAAGGTTGAGATGCCGTGAAATTTCTCCGGATCGTCCTCCGCGTGAAGGTAACCCTTTCCTTTTCTCGTTATGACATGAACGAGGAGCGGTCCTTGAAGGCGTTTCACGTTACGGAGCGTTTCGACCAGCGGAACCACGTTATGACCCTCCACGGGGCCCACGTATTGAAATCCCAGTTCTTCGAAGAGCATGCCTGGTGTGAAAAATCCCTTGATGGTCTCTTCCAGATGGCGCGCCGTTTTATAAACCGAAGGCATACTTTTTGTGATCTTCTTGATCTCCTCCCGCATAGTACTCACGAATTCGCCGGTCATGATCCGGTTGAGATACGAGGAGAGTGCGCCGATGTTTTTTGAAATGGACATCTCATTGTCATTGAGGATCACTATAATATCGCTTCGCAAATGTCCCGCGTGGTTGAGCGCCTCGAATGCCATGCCCCCCGTTAGTGACCCGTCGCCAATAACCGCGATGATCTTGTCGTTTGTGCGCAGCTTCTTTTTGGCCTCGGCGAGCCCCACGGCAACGGATATGGAGTTGCTCGCGTGTCCCGTATCGAAGATATCGTAAGGACTTTCATTTCTTGACGGAAATCCGCTTAAGCCCCCGTCCTGACGTATGGTGGCAAACTTCTCGTGCCTGCCCGTCAGGATTTTATGCGTGTAAGACTGGTGTCCCACGTCCCAGATAATCTTGTCGAGAGGTGTATCAAAAACGTAGTGGAGGGCTATGGTGAGTTCGACCACACCGAGGTTTGAAGAGAGGTGGCCGCCGGTTTTTGAAATGACCCCGGTTATTAAGCCTCTGATCTCTTCTGCCAGTTCAGTCAATTCTGAGAGGGAGAATGCCTTCAGATCTTCCGGTGAATTGATTTTTTCAAGAAACATCAAGCAACCCTATTGCCGACGAACTCCGCAATTTCTTTGAGGATCAGGGCTTTTTCTCCCAGAAAGGATACCGATTTCACCGCCTCGTCCACAAGCTGTTCCAATTTATACTTGGAAGCAAGGATGCCATAATGCTTGATGTAGGTCTGTTTGTTGTTATCCTTCTTCAGTCTTTTGCCCACGATCTCTTCGTCGCCCTCTGCATCGAGGATATCGTCCATGACCTGAAATGCAAGGCCAATACACTCTCCGTATCTAGTGAGGTTCTTGAACTCCCGGGCTTTTGCTCCGCCCGCAATGGCGCCTATACGTACGGCGGATCGCATGAGCGCGCCGGTTTTATGGAGGTGGATATAATTGAGAATATTTTTGGATCCCTCCTTGCCGTCGTAGAGAATGTCCATTACCTGTCCGCCCACCATGCCCTCTGCGCCCGAAGCCTGGGCAATCTCGAAGATAATCTGTTTGGTTATCTTTGGGCTTACCCGCTCGGTGTAGCGGGCATCGGAGAGTACCCGAAAGGCCTCGGTAAGAAGTGCATCGCCTGCCATGAGGGCGATGGCATCACCGAATGCTTTATGGCAAGTGGGCTTCCCCCGGCGTATATCATCGTTGTCGATGCTCGGCAGGTCATCATGGATGAGCGAATATGTATGGATCATTTCGAGCGCGCAGAAGGCGGGCAGGAAATCATCAGAGCTCTTGCCCTTGGCTTCGCACGCGGCAATGGCAAGAATGGGGCGGATCTTCTTACCGTTGGAAAAAAGCATATACTCCATGGCGTCTCGCAAGACCCCGGGGGTCGAGACGAAGGTCGTGCAGATATCCTTGAGGGTGTTCTCTACGACAATTTTTTTATCATGGAGATACGTCGAGAGATCCACTATGTGTCTTCCTCGGTGAATGGTTTCTTTTCCATGGAGCCGTCTTCTTTTTTTATGAGGATCTCCACCTTCTTTTCTACCTCGTCCAGGCGTTTTGAAAGTTCCTTGGTGAGTACTAGGCCTTCCTTAAAGAGGGTGAGTGCTTCGTCGAGCGGGATTTTTCCTTCATCGAGCGTCTTTACAATATCTTCGAGTTTCTTGAGCCCGTCTTCGAATCTCATGCAAGCTCTTATTATAGACCTTAATTTCTCCGTTTTTCAAGCATTCATTTTGTTTTGAAAATAGTTTGTTTCAAGCTCTCCATCCACCCCTTTTTATCACCCATTTCTTTGTTCTGTCTTGTGGCTGTGCAGGCCAAAATGTGAACAGACTACCTTATTGAATCATAATGCGTTAGAATAAGGAGATGATACACATCACGTGGGGAACGAGCGAGCAGATAGGGTGGCGAAGCCACATGGAAGACGCACACGCGGTTTATCAGGACGCGCACCGTGACTTCTTCGCGGCCGAGGTCTATGATGGGCACGGAGGGAGGCGGGCCGCCGAGGTCGCTTCCAGCATGCTGACCCCTCATTTTATGCACGCCTGGGCGAGCGAACTCGAAAAACCGCTCGCAAAGCGCATGAGGGTGTGCGAGATCCTTCGAGAGGCGTACCTTGCTGTTGACGCGCATCTTGTGGAGGCAAGCGAAGAAAGCGGCACCACGGCTGCTCATTTTTATGTGCTGGGAGACGAGTTTCTCGCTGCCAATGCAGGGGACACAAGGGTGGTCATAGGCACCACCGATGGCGTTCAGGTGCTCACGAAAGACCACAGGCCCGGGTTTCCGGAAGAGAAGGATCGGATAGAAGGGCTGGGAGGACAGGTCATATCCTACGGAATGCCTCGGGTTCAGGGCGTCCTGTCCGTGAGCCGGGCTCTAGGTGACGCGTTCCTCAAGCCATATGTAAGCGGTGAGCCGAGGATCGTCGAGGGATATCTCGGAAAGGAGAATGATTACGCGGTCGTGGCCTGTGATGGGCTGTGGGATGTCATGAGTCCCGAGGAAGTCATAACCGTGGTGAGGTACACGACTGATCCGGTGAGGGCAGCTCAGGATCTCTCTCAAAGGGCGCTTGATCAGGGAAGCACGGATAATATTACCGTCATTGTGCTTGATCTTAGGCGCCATGCCAAGGGGCTTAAAAGGGCATACATGGAAATCGCCGGGATCACGGACTATGGGCTGAACGGGAAACGAGGAGAGATTCAAGGAGAGGACGGCGTCACGGAAACCATGCGTGAAGTGTAATGTCCTTTTTCCCACCTTGGGAAGGGGAGGGGACGGGTATATCCAGTGGAACGATAAGTGCCCGGTCTTAATCGAACAGATCGACGAACGGCAGAAGAGAATTCAGTAGCATAAACAGGACGAGTTTTGCTTTCGGCGTTACCCAACCACCACAATACTGGCCCACATTAGACAATATTAGTTAGTAATATCGAATATATTGGAGTGAACACCATCATAAATAGTACATTATTATATAATGATATTATTATTCAAACGCGATTATTTCTTTTTTCTTTAAAATAGAGTAATATAATGCGACGGAGGTGGTCCTATCATGCCGAAACAAAAAGACGAAACCGTACGAACTACATATTCCGTAAGGTTAAACCCTGATATGCTGAGGTTATTGAGGCACATTGCCGTCGACGAAGAGACTTCGGTTGGAAAACTGTTGGAGGAAGGGATCAGGTCGATCATCAAAAAGAGAAAAGCAGCCGGCTATGCTATAGATGACAGGGCCATAAAATCGAAGAACGAGAGTATTGACATAGACAGCAGGTACGAAATTCCCCGATTCTTGCGAAAGCGATCCGACGAATAAAACAAACGACGGGATCGCGTCGTCTCACTGAATTCCGGATAAAGTAAATCCCTGGGAATCCGATAATACCATGAAGGAGGTGTGTCATGGCACTATTGGAGTGGAACGAAAAGTTACGTGTAGACATCCGGGAAATTGACGAGCAGCACAAAAGATTAGTCGATCTCATCAACAGGTTGCATGACGCTATGAAGACAGGACAGGGGAAAGCCGTTCTGGGCGGAACCCTGACGGAGCTTTTTGACTATACGGATTACCATTTCGGTACCGAAGAAAAGTACTTCCGTCAATACCAGTATCCTTCACTTGTTGTTCATAAGTCGGCCCATGACCTGTTTCGTTCTCGCGTGGCCGAGCTCAAAGCCAAGGCCGTGGAGATCGACTCTATGGTAACCATAGAGACCATGAACTTCTTGAAAGACTGGTTGTACGACCATATCCTCGGATCGGATCAAAAATACGCACCCTTTCTTAAAACAAAGGGTCTGGCTTAAACAAATACGGAGAGAGCCCTCCTGTGCGCCCGAAATGAGTGGTGCTACGAATTTAAGACCGGAGCACCGCTTATGCGGGACTTTATACTATCCCGCATATCCTGAAGGGGCTTGGGGTGGGAAACCAGGACAGAAGGCAACTCATGCCTTTCTCGCTATGCGTTTCCCTACCTTTTTCCAGCTTTCCGTGATAAGAAAACTTTCATCCATATTGTCGATCATACGCAGAAATTTGCTCATGGGTGTTGCGAAGGTGATTACGTCGGCAGGAACACAGGGACGCGCCGACACATCGAACATGCCGAGAATACTCCGGGGACGGGCTGACTTTCTCTCCAGATAGGGATAGAGCACGATGGTTGCGCATCCGGCTCCGAAGGGTGACAACACCCCGTTCTGCTCGTTCTCGTCATAGTTTGAAAGCGTGAACACACCGGATATCACGTCGGGTGTTCCAAAGATGATCACGACTTCCGGATCGTCCGTCTCTTCTATGTTATCCCACCGTTTGAATGCGATATAGCGATGGGGCGCTCTGAACTGGGGCATCGCTTTCATGACCTCATTCACTAGCTCCGGTGTCTTCTTGTAGCGTTCGCCTTCCACTTCTCCAGGTATGCCATAAGAGAGAAAATAGTCGAAATTGGGTCTTAGGCCGTCAAAGAATCCAAGGTATTTCTTTCCACCGAAACAGCCCACCGACTCGTTGTCAAAGAGAAGCGACTTGCCCTTCCTTACCCGCGCTATGTCCGCGACGATGCATCGGTGATCTTTGGGTGGCCTGACCCTCGGTGCTGCATCTT
Proteins encoded in this region:
- a CDS encoding tannase/feruloyl esterase family alpha/beta hydrolase gives rise to the protein MKATKLAIGFFAVLGLLLTVSALKAAPVPVINCADITGKAFTDLEGNGVTITSAAVITASGVQVCEVKGTILPAINFDLRIPTTTWNERFMMTGSGGTAGSIGVSAMGTYLQKGFAGVATDTGHVTTPPGESWAMPENALTNQKIMDYGYRANHEVANISKKIMASYYGYGPKYSYFSGCSNGGREGLVEAQRYPEDFDGILAGDGPSMFPGRMMGFIWNYNVWGSKVPTSKLCLQSSYVYAKCDALDGLKDGIIENPLACQFDPMTELPACPNDVDAPNCWTTDQRTAIKAIYDGPRTSDGKKIVLGDYNFVLPGIPLGSEVCTDPSKSSTSGWMIYIGSSAGIYGNVLAYMVFRDTSFNAANFNFDTDPAAVMARPEIGWMNAYNPDLSGMKARGHKLLQYESFGAYSPAYLYEYYKTVLGVMHGHYGIDDFYRAYLVPGASHCGGGVGCNPTDWFTPLQNWVENGVAPDSIPGSRNALAYGPAMTRPVCLYPQVARYTGTGDTTNAANFYCSEDFKVRVEPEVINIRSRGDFTVLVTLPYGYSTRHWHLKDVTCQGAVAERIMPIGHRTFIAKFDKRDIQGASPGKATLTVKGTFYSKERESLFEGTDTVKIVSVK
- a CDS encoding DoxX family protein encodes the protein MFRKFIYATGATWFLLPVRLSVGATFIAHGAQKLFGAFGGKGLVGTAAGFANMGINPSAFWAALAGCGEFFGGLLVLIGLGTRLGAFSICIVMIVAVLKVQWGFFFYPKGIEYSFSLLAGAFALLIAGAGPFSVDWGISKRIARSSERNKTSR
- the rpoZ gene encoding DNA-directed RNA polymerase subunit omega — protein: MARITVEDCMELVENRFELVHLAARRSKQLVKGSTPLVKSSNREIVTALREIADKLVYFEKKEVLEDKELPYQLSTFTP
- the gmk gene encoding guanylate kinase translates to MLSDKSSDSDRLVVAHREMDGEVRKGRLIVVSGPSGVGKSTLIEEFLKQDGQSGFSVSYTTRQKRRQEVNGREYHFVDRQKFDEMVGGDRFLEWESVHGNMYGTPKQEILNTLHGGKDIILDIDVKGALNVKKQCSNACLIFIEPPSAEDLVRRLTFRGEKDIELRMKRVKEEIAQKASFEYTIMNDDLKRAYDTFKDTIRIIRSKGNGKNNC
- a CDS encoding YicC/YloC family endoribonuclease, which produces MLKSMTGFARIEKEHLEGKLSGEVRSLNSRYLELNIKLPKIDYYYEQKLREFVKKRVKRGKVDIVIKWEKSGDQTNMPRINEGMVRQYTTAAKALKKTFGLKGSLTVDNVFALKDVFVFEENNGIAEDLLIDCIEGLMTGLASEREKEGRLIKDDLLARIASILSGLSEIEQRWPLAIKAHEDKLKEKVMEATRGTSGIDEVRILQEIAMYMDRLDISEEIVRMKGHIGNFQDTIDSHESIGRKLDFIIQEMVRETNTIGSKSNDLYINERVIQIKVEIEKMREQVQNVE
- a CDS encoding DUF4416 family protein, with product MGIAKKPEPVKLFAGILFKSREDLESALSKLEDAFGSIEEKTPVTLFCYTRYYDKEMGENLMRAFVLFETLVDRELLPEIKLKSNEVEQSFALEGRRSVNIDPGYIALEHVILATTKGYSHRVYLGRGIYADLTLRYHEGTYKALEWTYPDYRATETITMFNGWRDRYRKGLRC
- a CDS encoding TlyA family RNA methyltransferase, which codes for MAKERVDIVLARRGLAPSREKARILVMAGEVYLGSERVTKPDMKVEESAPLTIGHNPLPYVSYGGIKLKKAIEAFGLDVRAKKAIDIGSSTGGFTDCLLMAGASFVYAIDAGTHQLHEKLRNDPRVLLRENCNARHLTFEDIGEKTDLITIDVSFISLTKILPAAIQFLKDGGRIISLVKPQFEVGRAEVGRGGIVRDMEKTTEAIERIKAFGKTLGLMPVAMVESPREKEKKNREYFILWELQKNLSR
- the dxs gene encoding 1-deoxy-D-xylulose-5-phosphate synthase — protein: MFLEKINSPEDLKAFSLSELTELAEEIRGLITGVISKTGGHLSSNLGVVELTIALHYVFDTPLDKIIWDVGHQSYTHKILTGRHEKFATIRQDGGLSGFPSRNESPYDIFDTGHASNSISVAVGLAEAKKKLRTNDKIIAVIGDGSLTGGMAFEALNHAGHLRSDIIVILNDNEMSISKNIGALSSYLNRIMTGEFVSTMREEIKKITKSMPSVYKTARHLEETIKGFFTPGMLFEELGFQYVGPVEGHNVVPLVETLRNVKRLQGPLLVHVITRKGKGYLHAEDDPEKFHGISTFELTTGNSIHNGHKTYTDVFGDTMVELANKDDKIVAITAAMGLGTGLDRFSTLFPERFYDIGIAEQHGVTFAAALALGGLRPFVAIYSTFLQRAYDQIIIDVCLQELPVVFAVDRSGLVGQDGPTHHGAFDLSYFRHIPNMVLMAPKDAGELKQMLYSAYLYNRPVAIRYPRGEAPGTPVAPFFKEIPLGTWEHLRHGQDVTIIACGNVVYPALAAAEELEKQGVSVGVINGRFVKPMDHAMLFETASKTKRILTVEENTLIGGFGSGIMELLSENGVLIPVRSMGIPDGFVMHGSQNALRHTLGLDRAGIEKAVTEWLKKE
- a CDS encoding farnesyl diphosphate synthase; the protein is MDLSTYLHDKKIVVENTLKDICTTFVSTPGVLRDAMEYMLFSNGKKIRPILAIAACEAKGKSSDDFLPAFCALEMIHTYSLIHDDLPSIDNDDIRRGKPTCHKAFGDAIALMAGDALLTEAFRVLSDARYTERVSPKITKQIIFEIAQASGAEGMVGGQVMDILYDGKEGSKNILNYIHLHKTGALMRSAVRIGAIAGGAKAREFKNLTRYGECIGLAFQVMDDILDAEGDEEIVGKRLKKDNNKQTYIKHYGILASKYKLEQLVDEAVKSVSFLGEKALILKEIAEFVGNRVA